ATTTCGGCAGCCTCTATATTGGCAAAAGTGACCCGTGATAGAGACATAGTGAAAGCGGCAGAAACTTATCCAGGGTATGGCTTTGATAAGCATAAAGGTTACCCTACAGCTGTGCATTTGCAGGCGATTCGTGAGTTGGGAATCACGCCTTTACACAGGCGCACCTTTGGCCCAGTTAAAAAGATCATTGAGGGATAAATTTTGTCCACGTCATTCATACACCTAAAAGTACATACAGAGTTTTCTTTGGTCGACGGTTTGGTCAAGGTGAAAGGCTTGTTGGGCACTACTGAATTGATGTCCATGCCTGCGGTAGCGATCACAGATGAGAATAACTTATGCGGTTTTGTGCGTTTTTACAAAGGGGCGATGGACAAAGGTATCAAACCCATTTGTGGTACAGACATAGTGATTGAAGACGATACCGGAGAAGTCGAATCCCGCTATCGTATGACCTTGTTGGCCATGTCCAACAAAGGATATAAAAACATCATAGAAATCATTTCTAAAGGCTACCAATTAGGACAAGTGGAAGGCCGTCCTATTATTCAGCGTGAATGGATTGAAGCGGCCAGTGACGATGTTATCGCCTTATCTGGCGCAGGCTATGGTGATCTTGGTATCTTGTTACAAAAAGGTCGAATGGAATTGGCCAAGCAGCATATGTCTTATTGGATGTCAGTCTTTCCTGACCGTTTTTATGTAGAGTTGCAGCGTACCAGCCGAGCTGGTGAAGAAGCCTATATTCATAGTGTGGTGCCTTTGGCGGCTGAACTGGGCTGTCCTGTGGTGGCAACCAATGATGTGCGTTTTTTGAAGCGTGAAAACTTTGAAGCCCATGAAGCTCGTGTTTGTATTCATGATGGTGTAACCCTTGATGATCCTCGTCGTGTGCGTCGTTACTCTGAAGAGCAATACTTTAAGTCATCAGAAGAGATGGCAGAGCTGTTTCAAGATATTCCAGAAGCCTTAGAAAATACCGTTGAGATTGCCAAACGTTGTAATGTGGATGTGTTACTTGGCAAATACTTTTTGCCTGACTATCCGGTGCCAGAAGGCATGACCATGGAGGCGTTTTTCAACAAGATTTCTTTTGATGGCCTGCAAGAACGCTTTGATGTATTGAGCTTAAAATATGGTGAACGTATAGAAAAACGCCGCCAAGAATACTGGGATCGTTTGCAATTTGAGTTAGATATTATCAACCAAATGGGATTCCCTGGTTACTTTCTTATTGTAATGGACTTCATTCAATGGGCCAAAGATAACGATATCCCGGTGGGGCCTGGGCGTGGCTCTGGCGCGGGTTCCTTGGTGGCTTATGCGCTAAAAATTACCGATCTTGATCCGTTGGAATATGACCTTCTTTTCGAACGCTTCTTGAACCCTGAACGGGTTTCCATGCCTGATTTTGATATCGACTTTTGTATGGATAATCGTGACAAGGTGATTGATTATGTATCGCGTACTTATGGCCGTGATGCGGTGTCACAGATTATTACTTTTGGTGCCATGGCCGCCAAAGCCGTGGTACGTGATGTGGCTCGTGTACAAGGTAAGCCATACAGTTTAGGGGATAAGTTGTCCAAACTGATTCCATTTGAAATCGGCATGACGTTAGCCAAGGCGTTGGAAGAAGAGCCTGCATTACCTGAGTTTCTGTCGGCGGATGAAGAAGCCGCGGAAGTGATGGAAATGGCCATGTCACTAGAAGGCGTAGTTCGTAACTTTGGTAAGCATGCGGGTGGGGTGGTTATTGCTCCAACTAAGCTTGTTGATTTTGCGCCTCTGTACTGTGAAGAAGACGGTTCAGGCTTGGTGACTCAATATGACAAGAATGATGTGGAAGAAGCTGGCCTAGTAAAGTTTGACTTTCTGGGTTTGAAAACCCTAACAGTGGTCGATTGGGCGGTTAAAAATATCAATGATATTAATGCTTTAGAAGGTAAACCACCTTTGGATATTGCACTCATCGATTTGGAGGATAAGTCTACTTACGATCTGCTGCAAAGAGCCGAAACCACAGCGGTATTTCAGTTGGAATCCCGTGGTATGAAAGAGCTGATCAAGAAACTGCTACCATCGCGTTTCGAAGATATTATCGCCTTGGTGGCCTTGTATCGCCCAGGGCCATTAGGGTCGGGCATGGTAGATGACTTTATTAACCGTAAGCACGGTCGTGCTGAGTTAGCTTTCCCGCATCCAGATTACCAACATGAAGACTTGATTCCTGTATTGGAGCCTACTTACGGCATCATCCTATATCAAGAGCAGGTGATGCAAATTGCTCAGGTATTGGCGAAATTCACTTTAGGTGGTGCCGACTTGTTGCGTCGAGCTATGGGTAAGAAAAAGCCTGAGGTAATGGCTGAACAGCGTTTAATCTTTATGGAAGGGGCGCTGAAAAATAATATAGATAAAGACTTGTCAGGTAACATTTTCGATTTGATGGAAAAGTTTGCTGGCTATGGTTTCAACAAATCTCATTCAGCAGCGTACGCTTTAGTTTCTTATCAAACGGCATGGTTGAAAAATCACTACCCTGCGCCTTTTATGGCGGCGGTATTGTCTGCCGATATGCAAAATACCGACAAGATAGTAATTTTCATTGAAGAATGTCGATCGATGAATTTAGCCTTGGAGCTGCCGAATGTTAATGAGTCGATATACAAGTTTACGGTCAACCCGAAAGGTGCCATTGTGTATGGTCTAGGCGCCATTAAAGGAGTGGGCGAAGGACCGATTGAAGCCATTGTCGAAGCCCGTAAAGATGGCCCATTCAAACACATATTTGATTTCTGTCAGCGGGTGGGCAAGAAGGTTAACAAGCGCGTTATGGAAGCCTTGGTTCGCTCCGGTGCGTTTGACACCATAGGACCCAATCGTGCAACCTTGTATGCCTGTATTGATGAAGCCTTGAAACGCGCTGATCAAGACGCTAAAAATCAAGATGCGGGCATGATGGACTTGTTCGGTGTGGCCGTTGAAGAAAGCACTGAGGATGCCTATAAGGAAATAGGTATTCAACATGAATGGCCTGGACGACAACGTTTAGATGGTGAGAAAGACACCCTAGGCTTGTATGTAACAGGTCACCCAATAGATGAGTATGAAAAGGAGGTCAGACGCTTTGCACGTGCAAAAATTGTTGATTTGCAACCCAAGCGTGGCGATACCCAAGTTATGGCAGGGTTGATTGTTGATTTGCGTGTAACAAAAAGTAAAAAAGGTGGTAATATTGCATTCGTCACATTGGATGATCGTTCGGCTCGTATTGAGGTGACGGTCTTTCCGGATAACTATGACAGCTTCAAAGACGTGATCGTCAAAGATGAAGTGGTGGTAGTAGAAGGAGAAATTTCAGTGGATGAATTTCGCGGTGGCCAGAAGGTCATTGCGCGAAATGTACTTGATATTGCTCAAGCTCGTATTCGCTATGTTGAAGCATTGCGAATCACATGGAGTTCGGAAACGGTAACACCATCTGAAATACAGCTATTGGCTGATCATATGTCAGAATTCCGCGGGGATGGATGTGATGTGGTCATTGGGTTTGACACCCCTGAAGCCTTTGGCGATATCCGTTTAGGTTCGAGTTGGCGAGTTCGTCCTGATGACGAATTAATTCACCAGCTACAGAAACAATACGGTAAACAAAATGTTCAGTTAGTGTATACTTAGGCTCATTTTGAAATGAGTGCAAAGGAGTGCAGCGTAGCGATACGTTAAAAAGCTTTAGAGCAATCGGCATGATGCCTTTTGCCTTATATTAAATGGCAACCAGACAGTAGTGTAGTTAACGATGAATTTAAATTATTTACCTTTCGAGCAGCCGATCGCTGAGCTCGAACAGAAAATTGAAGAATTACGTCTAGTGGGAAATGATAATGAACTGAATATCAGTGATGAAATCAGCCGACTAGAAGACAAAAAAGTAGCATTAACAAAAAACTTATTTAGTAATCTAGGTGCCTGGGAAGTGTCTCAACTTTCTCGTCACCCTAAGCGTCCTTACACACTGGATTACATTGAACACGCCTTCACTGATTTTGAAGAAATGCACGGAGATCGTCATTACGCTGATGACCGTGCCATTGTTGGTGGAGTTGCTCGTATAGACGGCCGTTCTGTGATGGTTATTGGTCATCAAAAAGGTCGCGAAGTGAAAGAAAAGGTATTACGTAACTTTGGTATGCCTCGTCCTGAAGGCTACCGTAAAGCCTTGCGACTTATGGAAACCGCTGAGCGCTTCAAGCTGCCCATCGTTACTCTTATTGACACACCCGGGGCCTACCCAGGTATCGGTGCAGAAGAGCGTGGTCAGAGTGAAGCTATTGCGTACAACCTTGCGGTGATGTCTCGTTTGAAAACCCCCATCATCTCGACGGTGATCGGTGAAGGTGGTTCTGGCGGTGCCTTGGCCATTGGTGTTTGTGATGAACTGATGATGTTGCAATACGGTACTTACTCGGTAATCTCGCCAGAAGGTTGTGCTTCTATCCTTTGGAAGAGCGCTGAGCGCGCCTCTGATGCGGCAAAGGCCATGGGCATCACAGCACCACGTCTAAAAGAGCTTGGTTTGGTGGATACCATTATCCAAGAGCCTATGGGTGGTGCGCACAATGCACATGAGCAAATGGCTCACAGCTTGAAAGAGAATGTCCTAGCGGCTCTTGATCGTATGGAAGCTCTGACCACAGAAGAATTGCTGGCGCGTCGTTATAATCGTCTGATGTCATACGGTTTGTAATCGATTGCGAAGCTTAAGAGCCTCCTTTAAAGGGGGCTTTTTTATTTGTAGAAGCGCATATTGTGGATAACGCTTGTGTATAAAATGACTCTAAATTGACCTGAAGTGAATGATGAAACAATCTTCGCCATTGGATTTGACTAAGCAAAGCGAACTGACTTTTAACCCTATTTGGTTGAATGCTCTTTTTGCGCATGCAGATCGGGTTTGGGTTGGTTTTAGTGGTGGTGTGGATTCTCAGGTTTTGTTACACGCTTTACTTCAGCAAGTGAGCAAAGAGCAAAAACAAAAGTTAGCCGTGCTGCATGTGCATCATGGTTTAAGTGCTAATGCCGATGCTTGGTTGGAAAACGCAGAGCAAATTTGCCAACAGCATGCTTTGCACTTTGAGTATCAAAAAGTACGCGTGTCTTCCGCGTCTTCTTTGGAGGAGGCGGCTCGTGAAGCGCGTTACCAAGTTTTTGAAGACGTCTTGTCAGCGCAAGATGTGCTGTTGCTTGCTCATCATCAAGATGATCAAGCGGAAACCATTTTATTCCGTTTATTGCGTGGTACAGGCGGTAGAGGTTTGACCGGAATGCCGCAGATGAGAAAGCTAGGTCAACAAGGCGCGTATTTGTATCGGCCTTTGTTGCAAGTAACAAAGGCGCAGATTCTTCACTATGCGCAAAAACACAAGCTGCAATGGGTAGAAGATGAGTCGAATCAAGATGATTGCTTTTCCCGGAATTTTTTACGCCATAACATTTTACCCAAATTGCAGACACACTTTACTAAAGCATCACAGAATGTGGTCGCGAGTGCCGATAAGCTTAGGCAGGATTACCTGGTTCTCACAGAATTAGCGGCTGAAAAATTAGCGCATGGGGTGAACGAGTTTGGGGGCCTTTCTGTCGAGTGGTTGGTATCTCAATCCCAAACACAACACGAATTCTGGCTACGTGAATATCTAATAACACAAGATATCAGCCTAACTTTGTCACAACGCTTGAATTTGCTAACTATGTTGGCAAGCTCAACAGACAAGCAGCCGCAATGCGATTTTCCATTAGGTCGTTTGATGCGCCATCAGGGATATCTATATTGCTTGCCTGTGGAGCAACCCGTGCAATATGGAAGCTTAATTTTAGGGCAAAAGTATCAACGTGCCTTTGATCAGTTAACCTTACTGTCTGCTCATAATGTAGAACTTAAACCTCGTCCTTTGGGAGCAAAGCTTTTACAGACTAATGGCCAACATAGAGAGTTGAAAAAGTGGCTTAATGATCAACAAATTCCTGTGTGGTGGCGGGAACATTTACCTTATCTTTTTATTCAAGATGAGTTGGTTGCCATTGGCAATTTATGGCGGCATCCTGCTTATTCCAGTCTGCAGGTGAATTGGCAAATTGATCCAAGCTTGCCTTTGCCCATAAAACAAGCGTCTTTCTAAACTTGAATTAACCAATCTGCTAAACTTGAATTAACCAATCTGCCCTTGATCGCGAGTCAGCTACTGTCTTAGCGTTTAAAGCATCATTTTGTTGGATGCGCTCATTGGCTTGTTGCGCGCTGATGCCCCAAGCCTGCTGGTGGCGTTGGGATAATCTGGCCATGGCGGTATCGAGTGGCACATCCAAAAACCAAGTTTGTTGATAATAGCGTCTTGCCTGTAACCAGTGATGGCTATCAAGTAGTAAATATAAGCCCTCAATAATCACGACTTTGGTTTGACGATGAATCATCAAGCTGTTTTCGATAGGGTCGCCTAAGCTATGGTCAAAGCTTGGCCAATAGCAATCTTCTTGCTGGTAACTTGTTGCCAATTTTTCCACTTGTTGGGCAAAGGCCTGACTATCAAATGTCCAATCTGCGCCACGTCGAGTTAAGGCTTTAGCTGGATCCGGGAAGCTTTTTAGTGCTTGTTTGGTAAAGTGGAAGCCATCCATGGGTAAACTAATGACTGCTGGAATCTCTGTGTCTGTGTTTGAAAATCTTGTTTGCTTGACTAGGTAATTTGCCAAGGTGCTTTTACCGGAACCAGGCCCACCTGCTAAGGCAATAATGGTACGTTCATTGTTATGTAAGTGTGTCTGAATTTTATTTAAAGCCAGTTGAATGGCTTTAGCAGAATGCAATGTATCAAACATAGTTTGTTCTTATCGTTGGATGAGTATCAAAAATATGACGGCTCTTGATGATTATAAATGGATTTAATCTGAACTGATTTCAACGTGCCTGCGTACCAGACTTTGTTGTACAAACTATATCAACAAAACGCGGGGAACAAGCTAATGGAACTAAAACAATTAAAACATACGCAGCATTTCGATAAAGTAAAACTTCATTCACTAGAGTCCAATTTGTATCAATTGTCAGTGGTGGTTGATGGGCAAGAAGAGTACGTTGTCGATGGCAAAGGACGTTTCGTAACCAGTCATAATAAGTTGGATCTGCAATCTTTGTTTAAAGAGAAGCAGGTTGATTCTATGGTGCTATGTCATCAAAGTGCTTACGATGAAATGGTTGGTCAACCTATTGGCGCAGGTGGAAATGTGCTTGAGGTGCCACTGGGTAACACAAATTTAAGTTAATTTGAGTTCGCTTCATTTTGCTTGCAAGACTTTCATTTTGTCTGCGCTGCTTTCTTTTTGTGAAAAAATCTTAGCATAGCCTAGTGTGGCATTAGCGTGTTCTCTCATAATAGCTTCTGCTCTACTCCCCTGACCCTGACAAATGGCGTCAAACACGGCATGGTGTTGCATGTGAGCGAAGTTGAAACGGCGAAATTCTAATGCCAAATTCTGGTGATCAAAAGCCAGTGATCGTACTGATGCGAAAGGTAAGTGTTCGTTTCGGCTAAGCGCTTCAGCAATGGCAGGGTTGCCACTGGCGTCAATAATGATCTGATGAAAAGCTTGGTTGATATCATGGTATTGTGTGAGATCTTGTTCAGCAAGGTGACCCTTTTCAAACAAGGTATCGCCCTTGAGGAGAAGTGATTGTAAAGTTTTGCTTTGTTGCTCTGTTAATCCCCGCTCGGCTGTTTGTCTGGCTGCCAAACCTTCCAGCACGCCTCTCACTTCAATCGCACCTGTAATGTCAGATAAGGTGACTTGTCTAACACAGTAACCCCGTGATGGGCGTTTAGTGAGTAAGCCTTCTTGTTCAAGGCTGCGAAAAGCGATTCGTACAGGCGTTCTTGAAACGCCTAACTGTTCAGCGGTAGGAATCTCCGCAATGCGTTGGCCTGCGCTGAGTTCGCCTGACAAAATCATTTGTCTAAGTCGACTGATTACTTCTTGTCCCGATTTACTCATGTCCTACTTCTTAGTGTCTCTTAAATGTCTTGGTATCTTGCCAGATATGCATTATTGGATCCATTTCTTTTCATAAAAACCAGAGTAATGGCATTTTAATCATTCAAAAATAATTTTATGGATCCAATTTTGTGGATCTTAGCTTCAATATTTTGATTTTTGTTTTATATTGGATCCAATACATAACAATAACAAAGCAGGAGTCAGCAAATGAAACAACAAACCTTTCCTAAAAATACCTGGTATGTTGCCGCAATGGCAGAAGAGGTAGTGGGCAGCAAACCTCTTGGACGAAAAATTTGTGGTGAGAACATTGCTTTTTATC
The window above is part of the Marinomonas sp. THO17 genome. Proteins encoded here:
- the dnaE gene encoding DNA polymerase III subunit alpha, whose amino-acid sequence is MSTSFIHLKVHTEFSLVDGLVKVKGLLGTTELMSMPAVAITDENNLCGFVRFYKGAMDKGIKPICGTDIVIEDDTGEVESRYRMTLLAMSNKGYKNIIEIISKGYQLGQVEGRPIIQREWIEAASDDVIALSGAGYGDLGILLQKGRMELAKQHMSYWMSVFPDRFYVELQRTSRAGEEAYIHSVVPLAAELGCPVVATNDVRFLKRENFEAHEARVCIHDGVTLDDPRRVRRYSEEQYFKSSEEMAELFQDIPEALENTVEIAKRCNVDVLLGKYFLPDYPVPEGMTMEAFFNKISFDGLQERFDVLSLKYGERIEKRRQEYWDRLQFELDIINQMGFPGYFLIVMDFIQWAKDNDIPVGPGRGSGAGSLVAYALKITDLDPLEYDLLFERFLNPERVSMPDFDIDFCMDNRDKVIDYVSRTYGRDAVSQIITFGAMAAKAVVRDVARVQGKPYSLGDKLSKLIPFEIGMTLAKALEEEPALPEFLSADEEAAEVMEMAMSLEGVVRNFGKHAGGVVIAPTKLVDFAPLYCEEDGSGLVTQYDKNDVEEAGLVKFDFLGLKTLTVVDWAVKNINDINALEGKPPLDIALIDLEDKSTYDLLQRAETTAVFQLESRGMKELIKKLLPSRFEDIIALVALYRPGPLGSGMVDDFINRKHGRAELAFPHPDYQHEDLIPVLEPTYGIILYQEQVMQIAQVLAKFTLGGADLLRRAMGKKKPEVMAEQRLIFMEGALKNNIDKDLSGNIFDLMEKFAGYGFNKSHSAAYALVSYQTAWLKNHYPAPFMAAVLSADMQNTDKIVIFIEECRSMNLALELPNVNESIYKFTVNPKGAIVYGLGAIKGVGEGPIEAIVEARKDGPFKHIFDFCQRVGKKVNKRVMEALVRSGAFDTIGPNRATLYACIDEALKRADQDAKNQDAGMMDLFGVAVEESTEDAYKEIGIQHEWPGRQRLDGEKDTLGLYVTGHPIDEYEKEVRRFARAKIVDLQPKRGDTQVMAGLIVDLRVTKSKKGGNIAFVTLDDRSARIEVTVFPDNYDSFKDVIVKDEVVVVEGEISVDEFRGGQKVIARNVLDIAQARIRYVEALRITWSSETVTPSEIQLLADHMSEFRGDGCDVVIGFDTPEAFGDIRLGSSWRVRPDDELIHQLQKQYGKQNVQLVYT
- the accA gene encoding acetyl-CoA carboxylase carboxyl transferase subunit alpha → MNLNYLPFEQPIAELEQKIEELRLVGNDNELNISDEISRLEDKKVALTKNLFSNLGAWEVSQLSRHPKRPYTLDYIEHAFTDFEEMHGDRHYADDRAIVGGVARIDGRSVMVIGHQKGREVKEKVLRNFGMPRPEGYRKALRLMETAERFKLPIVTLIDTPGAYPGIGAEERGQSEAIAYNLAVMSRLKTPIISTVIGEGGSGGALAIGVCDELMMLQYGTYSVISPEGCASILWKSAERASDAAKAMGITAPRLKELGLVDTIIQEPMGGAHNAHEQMAHSLKENVLAALDRMEALTTEELLARRYNRLMSYGL
- the tilS gene encoding tRNA lysidine(34) synthetase TilS; protein product: MKQSSPLDLTKQSELTFNPIWLNALFAHADRVWVGFSGGVDSQVLLHALLQQVSKEQKQKLAVLHVHHGLSANADAWLENAEQICQQHALHFEYQKVRVSSASSLEEAAREARYQVFEDVLSAQDVLLLAHHQDDQAETILFRLLRGTGGRGLTGMPQMRKLGQQGAYLYRPLLQVTKAQILHYAQKHKLQWVEDESNQDDCFSRNFLRHNILPKLQTHFTKASQNVVASADKLRQDYLVLTELAAEKLAHGVNEFGGLSVEWLVSQSQTQHEFWLREYLITQDISLTLSQRLNLLTMLASSTDKQPQCDFPLGRLMRHQGYLYCLPVEQPVQYGSLILGQKYQRAFDQLTLLSAHNVELKPRPLGAKLLQTNGQHRELKKWLNDQQIPVWWREHLPYLFIQDELVAIGNLWRHPAYSSLQVNWQIDPSLPLPIKQASF
- a CDS encoding DUF6482 family protein gives rise to the protein MELKQLKHTQHFDKVKLHSLESNLYQLSVVVDGQEEYVVDGKGRFVTSHNKLDLQSLFKEKQVDSMVLCHQSAYDEMVGQPIGAGGNVLEVPLGNTNLS
- a CDS encoding GntR family transcriptional regulator, which gives rise to MSKSGQEVISRLRQMILSGELSAGQRIAEIPTAEQLGVSRTPVRIAFRSLEQEGLLTKRPSRGYCVRQVTLSDITGAIEVRGVLEGLAARQTAERGLTEQQSKTLQSLLLKGDTLFEKGHLAEQDLTQYHDINQAFHQIIIDASGNPAIAEALSRNEHLPFASVRSLAFDHQNLALEFRRFNFAHMQHHAVFDAICQGQGSRAEAIMREHANATLGYAKIFSQKESSADKMKVLQAK